TCCAAGAGCCACACTTCATGCCTTTTCAGCAGTTGCTATTTTTTTGCTCTTTTCTCTTAAAATCCTTTTCATAAAGTATTACAGACAGTTTTATTCCTATGCAAAGTTGATGGGAGTTTTAATTGTGCTCTTAACATTCAATCTACTGGCATTTTCAACAGGCTACAGCCTTGTAACAGGTCAGAGCGACAGAGCTATATCAACAAAGGAAGCAAATGTAGAGACTATCGCAAGCAAAGATGGTAACGTTGAAAATGGTAAAAGACTATTTAGCCAACTTTGCTCTTCCTGTCACTACACAGACAGAAGGGACTTTAGAAGAGCTGCACCAGGATTAAAGGGTTTGTTTAAAGAAAAAACTCTTCCTGTAAGCAAAAGACCAGTAACAGATGAAAATGTGACTTTACAGATTAAAAATCCCTATAGATACATGCCTTCTTTTAATGATTTAACAGATGCTCAGATAAGGGATATAATAAGTTATCTAAAAACTCTTTAATACCAGATGAAACCGAACAGACTCATTCATGAGAAGAGTCCCTATCTGCGTCAACATGCCTATAATCCTGTAAACTGGTATCCATGGTGTGATGAGGCTTTTGAAAAAGCTCAAAGAGAGGACAAACCCATATTTCTATCAATTGGCTATTCTACCTGCCACTGGTGTCATGTTATGGAAAAGGAATCTTTTGAGGATGAGGAAGTCGCTGAAATACTGAACAAATTTTTTGTATCAATAAAGGTTGACAGAGAAGAAAGACCTGACATAGACAGCATTTACATGAAAGTCTGCTATCTATTTCAAAACAGAGGAGGCTGGCCCCTAACCATATTCATGATGCCTGATAAAAAACCCTTTTTTGCTGATACCTATATACCAAAGGAGGACCGCTATGGAAAGATCGGTTTAAAAACTTTGCTTTTGAGAATCAAAGAACTGTGGGATAAAAACAGGGATAAAATAAGGGAAGTCTCTGAGGGGATAAGGGAAACTCTAAAAAATCTTACAGAAATTTTTGGTGAGCAGAGTAATTTGTCTGAGGCTACCATTCATAAAGCCTATGAAGAATTGAGAACAATATATGATAAAAGCTTTGGTGGTTTTGGAAATTCACCCAAATTTCCTTTGCCATCGAATTCCCTTTTTCTTCACAGGTATTTTTACAGATACAAAAATCAGAATGCTTTAGAGATGTCTCTTGAAACATTAAAGAGAATGAGAATGGGAGGTATTTACGATCAAATTGGTTTTGGTTTTCACAGATACTCAACAGACAGGCAATGGTTACTTCCCCATTTTGAAAAAATGCTCTATGACAACGCTTTTTTAATGATTGCCTACACTGAAGCATTTCAAATCACAAAGGATGAATTCTTTAAAATAGTCGCTCAAGAAATAGCAACCTATCTTTTGAAAGACCTTTACAGTCCTTTTGGAGCTTTTTACTCTGCAGAGGATGCTGACAGTGAGGGGAAAGAGGGAGAGTTTTATCTATGGACCTATGATGAGATAAAGAATTATTTAACCGAAGAAGAGTTTAAAATAGCAGAGATTGTTTATTCTTTTCAGAAGGAAGGTAACTTTTATGAAGAAGCAACAGGAAAGAAAAATGGTAAAAATATTCTGTACATATCTAAATCTTTTGACCAGTTAAAAGAGGAATTGCACATTGAAAAAGAAGACTTAATGAGAAAGCTTGAAATAATCAGAAATAAACTTTTAAACAGAAGAGCATCAAGAGTTAGACCATTAAGGGATGAGAAAATTCTAACAGACTGGAATTCTCTCGGAATCATTGCTTTTTGCAAAGCAGGTATTGCCTTTGAAAAAGATGAATATATAGATGTCGCTGAAAAGTGCATGAATTTTATATTAAAGAACATGTTTGACCCTTCTGCCAAACTTCTTCATAGATACTCAGATGGTGAGGCATCTATATTTGGATATCTTGAGGATTATGCCTATCTAATCTGGGCTTTGACAGAACTCTATTTCGCAACATTCAAAAGTCAGTATTTATTGAAAGCGTTAG
The nucleotide sequence above comes from Thermodesulfovibrio aggregans. Encoded proteins:
- a CDS encoding c-type cytochrome, whose product is MLLKLSISLILIILSFIATYTMFEIFGKTEGRKNMDILKKIHRINGRLFFMIFLFGAIACIYMLSQSKAELTPRATLHAFSAVAIFLLFSLKILFIKYYRQFYSYAKLMGVLIVLLTFNLLAFSTGYSLVTGQSDRAISTKEANVETIASKDGNVENGKRLFSQLCSSCHYTDRRDFRRAAPGLKGLFKEKTLPVSKRPVTDENVTLQIKNPYRYMPSFNDLTDAQIRDIISYLKTL
- a CDS encoding thioredoxin domain-containing protein → MKPNRLIHEKSPYLRQHAYNPVNWYPWCDEAFEKAQREDKPIFLSIGYSTCHWCHVMEKESFEDEEVAEILNKFFVSIKVDREERPDIDSIYMKVCYLFQNRGGWPLTIFMMPDKKPFFADTYIPKEDRYGKIGLKTLLLRIKELWDKNRDKIREVSEGIRETLKNLTEIFGEQSNLSEATIHKAYEELRTIYDKSFGGFGNSPKFPLPSNSLFLHRYFYRYKNQNALEMSLETLKRMRMGGIYDQIGFGFHRYSTDRQWLLPHFEKMLYDNAFLMIAYTEAFQITKDEFFKIVAQEIATYLLKDLYSPFGAFYSAEDADSEGKEGEFYLWTYDEIKNYLTEEEFKIAEIVYSFQKEGNFYEEATGKKNGKNILYISKSFDQLKEELHIEKEDLMRKLEIIRNKLLNRRASRVRPLRDEKILTDWNSLGIIAFCKAGIAFEKDEYIDVAEKCMNFILKNMFDPSAKLLHRYSDGEASIFGYLEDYAYLIWALTELYFATFKSQYLLKALELTDFTIKHFYDSENGGFYHTADYAEVVLERIKEIYDGVIPSGNSVMAYNLLRLARLTHNKDYEELAQKVLNFFSNNIEKMPSSHVFSIITLDLLINGSIELITVPYNSEEEIKFLKNLQSQFLPNFLLLIKDSQMENIFEMIKSFKNIGENSTYYLCKNFTCEPPITDREKLRHLISSI